GGCGCAAGCGGAAGAACTCCGCGGTCACGATCTGCGCTGCCGCACGGCCCGACGGCGTCATCGATTCGTCAGGACCGGGCAGGTTGATGCGACCTTTCGGGCGCTCCCACCAGCGTTCGCGCGCAGTCCCCCGGCCTTCGACCTCGCGGATCAGGTCATGCGCGGCCAGAGCTCGCAGATGGTAGCTCATCGAGCCGGACGTCTCCCCGACCAGCGCAGCCAGCGAGCTGGCGGTCTGCGGACCTCGCTCGCTCAGCAGGTCGAAGATCTTCACGCGGAGCGGATGCGCCAGAGCCTTCAACGCCCCGGCATCCAGCACCCTTCCCTGTGGCTCGTTCGTCATGCATCCAAAGATACCGTTGCAAACGATTCTTTGCAAACATTTCTTTGCACGCCGTGCTTGGCGATTCAGTGTGCGGCGACGACTCCGGACGACCGGGACGACATCCCTGCGACGCGACGAGCCCCCCACCTGGATAGGCTCGCAGAATGACGGCTTCCTCGAACCCCCTGCTCGTCTCGCCCGCACTGCCGTACGGCATGCCCGACTACCGCGCGATCCGACCCGAGCACTATCTGCCGGCGTTCCGCGCCGCTTTCGACGAGCACCGTCGCGAGATCGCCAGGATCACCATGGTCCGTTCGATGCCGACATTCGAGAACACGATCGAGGCACTCGAGCACGCCGGTGCGCTGCTCGAACGCCTGTCGCACGCGTTCTACACCGTGAGCTCCGCAGACGCGACGCCCGAGATCCAGGCGGTCGA
This Microbacterium sp. XT11 DNA region includes the following protein-coding sequences:
- a CDS encoding ArsR/SmtB family transcription factor, giving the protein MTNEPQGRVLDAGALKALAHPLRVKIFDLLSERGPQTASSLAALVGETSGSMSYHLRALAAHDLIREVEGRGTARERWWERPKGRINLPGPDESMTPSGRAAAQIVTAEFFRLRHETLMAYLNRSEAEVPEEWRDAGIVMTTFLDLTPSQMAELRAELSSVVDAAVERYRGQTGPDVRRVTLRAELFDVPTPAKTTNVTEES